In Dermatophilus congolensis, a genomic segment contains:
- a CDS encoding dihydroxyacetone kinase family protein, which produces MTSLINNPADVVPELLEGVALTQPGLALLKDRTIAVHAATAHAIAQGRRDQVPVAIISGGGAGHEPAHAGYVADGMLTAAIAGGIFASPSVDAILDGIRAVTGEAGALLVVKNYTGDRLNFGMAAEVARSEGLKIEVVTVADDVALATSADNAGRRGLAGTVLVHKIAGALAAAGAPLNEVAATARRVAESVGTMGVALTGATVPGATDAGFDLPTGEVELGLGIHGEPGVSREKLTNADELVKTLVTRIAADRGYAPGQKVVALIGSAGATSALELDIATRAAAKAINNLDLDLTRIWAGPVMTSINMIGISVTLLAIDEELLTHLDAPTTSIAWPGAGPHNARITWIEAPEDPTSDHCENNTDERIHNAIDTACAMLLDNREKLDHADRNVGDGDLGSTLARGAAAWQKNPGKGSGADQLRRLCHIARRDVGGTSGPLYAIMFLRAAEALDQGTPWPEAFSAGVHAMCELGGAKLGDGTMVDALLPAATAACEKRTWNDVVNAAEEGAASTEEGVSRKGRASYVGERGRGYTDPGAVAVAMWLASLRDSLS; this is translated from the coding sequence ATGACTTCTCTAATCAACAACCCCGCAGACGTGGTTCCCGAACTGTTGGAAGGAGTCGCGCTCACCCAGCCAGGACTAGCCCTGCTCAAAGACCGCACCATCGCCGTACACGCCGCCACCGCCCACGCCATCGCCCAAGGACGCCGCGACCAAGTACCTGTCGCCATCATCTCCGGCGGCGGCGCCGGCCACGAACCCGCCCACGCCGGATACGTCGCCGACGGAATGCTCACCGCCGCCATCGCCGGAGGAATCTTCGCATCCCCCAGCGTTGACGCCATCCTCGATGGCATCCGCGCCGTCACCGGCGAGGCAGGCGCACTCCTTGTCGTCAAGAACTACACCGGCGACCGCCTCAACTTCGGTATGGCCGCCGAAGTCGCCCGAAGCGAAGGCCTCAAAATCGAAGTCGTCACCGTCGCCGATGACGTCGCCCTCGCCACCTCCGCAGACAACGCAGGCCGCCGCGGCCTGGCCGGCACCGTGCTTGTCCACAAAATCGCAGGAGCCCTCGCCGCCGCAGGCGCACCCCTCAACGAGGTTGCCGCCACCGCGCGACGCGTCGCCGAATCTGTAGGAACCATGGGCGTCGCCCTCACCGGCGCCACCGTCCCCGGCGCCACCGACGCCGGATTCGACCTGCCCACCGGCGAAGTTGAACTCGGACTAGGAATCCACGGAGAACCCGGCGTCAGTCGCGAAAAACTCACCAACGCAGACGAACTCGTTAAAACCCTCGTTACGCGCATCGCCGCTGACCGCGGCTACGCTCCCGGGCAAAAAGTCGTAGCCCTCATCGGCTCAGCAGGCGCCACATCCGCCCTCGAACTCGACATCGCTACCCGTGCCGCCGCCAAAGCCATCAACAACCTCGACCTCGACCTCACCCGCATCTGGGCCGGACCCGTCATGACAAGCATCAACATGATCGGCATCTCCGTCACCCTCCTAGCCATCGACGAGGAACTCCTCACCCACCTCGACGCCCCCACAACCTCCATCGCCTGGCCAGGAGCCGGACCCCACAACGCCCGCATTACCTGGATCGAAGCACCCGAAGACCCCACCAGCGACCACTGCGAAAACAACACCGACGAACGAATCCACAACGCCATCGACACCGCTTGCGCGATGCTCCTGGACAACCGCGAAAAACTCGACCACGCCGACCGCAACGTAGGAGACGGAGACCTCGGCTCCACCCTCGCCCGCGGAGCCGCAGCCTGGCAAAAAAACCCAGGAAAAGGCAGCGGAGCAGACCAACTCCGCCGCCTTTGCCACATAGCCCGACGTGACGTCGGCGGAACCTCCGGACCGCTCTACGCCATCATGTTCCTACGCGCAGCCGAAGCCCTCGACCAAGGAACCCCCTGGCCTGAAGCATTCTCCGCAGGCGTACACGCCATGTGTGAACTGGGAGGAGCCAAACTCGGCGACGGAACCATGGTTGACGCCCTCCTGCCCGCAGCCACCGCTGCATGCGAAAAACGCACCTGGAACGATGTCGTCAACGCAGCTGAAGAAGGCGCTGCCTCCACAGAAGAAGGCGTCTCCCGCAAAGGCCGGGCCAGCTACGTCGGTGAACGAGGACGCGGCTACACCGACCCCGGCGCTGTTGCCGTTGCCATGTGGCTCGCCTCGCTACGCGACAGCCTCTCCTAA
- a CDS encoding phosphoenolpyruvate carboxykinase (GTP) has translation MVDVVAAMDKAGLTNASVREFVSHWAEITGAKNVEVVSASDDARLIQEALDAGELQPAGQGRYYSRSYSKDTARSESRTIVATADEKDKGVYNNWRHSSEMKPLLENLMRGASEGKTMYVIPYLMAQPGSPLEKYAAGVELTDNRAVVLHMIRMARVGVDLINNLEDPDTFVRAVHVTGDLENLGQGTPEDKRYFVTVADERLILHFGSSYGGNALLGKIAHGLRQAAYDGWASKKFLGEQYLLLGIEDKETGKKYHITGGFPSASGKTNLAMTLPPDALGDRYSVKFYGDDIAWLWVDEKSGKLMGLNPENGVFGVAKDTNEKTNPTAIAAVQEGSGAIFTNIAYNTKTHEVWWEGRTPTPPADLDGWYDWKGQAIAERSEAEKDEPWAHPNSRFTSTLANVPNVAPDYNDPVGVEIDAIIFGGRTRDREPLIRAITDLAEGVYDGLTLGAEATFAAEGVDGQLRYDPMSNRPFMSYSEGDYARHYLDVIGRATDKPLFAHVNWFARDPEDGHYLWPGFRENLRALLWLMDLKAGKAKGRKTAVGVLPTQDELNLEGLDIPQEDLDRILSIDVPRWKQEMGFRAEHLEQFPNLPEEIWEAHRRVEADLNKED, from the coding sequence GTGGTTGATGTAGTTGCAGCGATGGACAAGGCCGGATTGACGAACGCGTCCGTGCGCGAATTCGTCAGTCACTGGGCAGAAATTACCGGAGCGAAAAACGTCGAAGTGGTCAGCGCATCCGACGATGCCCGCCTCATCCAAGAAGCACTCGACGCCGGCGAACTTCAACCCGCAGGCCAAGGGCGTTACTACTCACGCAGCTACTCCAAAGACACCGCCCGATCAGAATCACGCACCATCGTTGCCACTGCCGATGAAAAAGATAAAGGCGTCTACAACAACTGGCGTCACTCCAGTGAAATGAAGCCACTGCTCGAAAACCTCATGCGCGGTGCGAGCGAAGGCAAAACCATGTACGTGATCCCCTACCTCATGGCACAGCCCGGATCACCCCTGGAAAAATACGCCGCCGGAGTCGAACTCACCGACAACCGTGCAGTCGTACTCCACATGATCCGCATGGCCCGTGTCGGCGTTGACCTCATCAACAACCTCGAAGACCCCGACACCTTCGTCCGCGCCGTTCATGTCACCGGCGACCTGGAAAACCTCGGCCAAGGAACCCCAGAAGACAAGCGATACTTCGTCACCGTCGCCGACGAACGACTCATCCTGCACTTCGGATCCTCCTATGGCGGCAACGCCCTCCTGGGAAAAATCGCCCACGGCCTACGCCAAGCCGCCTACGACGGCTGGGCCAGCAAAAAATTCCTTGGCGAGCAGTACCTCCTCCTAGGAATTGAAGACAAAGAAACCGGCAAGAAGTACCACATCACCGGTGGATTCCCCAGCGCATCTGGCAAAACCAACCTCGCCATGACATTGCCGCCAGATGCACTCGGCGACCGCTACAGCGTCAAGTTCTACGGCGACGACATTGCCTGGCTCTGGGTTGACGAAAAGAGCGGCAAACTCATGGGCCTCAACCCCGAAAACGGTGTCTTCGGTGTCGCAAAAGACACCAACGAAAAAACCAACCCCACCGCCATCGCAGCCGTCCAAGAAGGCAGCGGCGCGATCTTCACAAACATTGCCTACAACACCAAAACTCACGAAGTCTGGTGGGAAGGCCGCACCCCAACCCCGCCAGCCGACCTCGACGGCTGGTACGACTGGAAAGGCCAGGCCATCGCCGAACGCAGCGAGGCCGAAAAAGACGAACCCTGGGCCCACCCAAACAGCCGCTTCACCAGCACCCTAGCCAACGTTCCCAACGTTGCGCCTGACTACAACGACCCCGTCGGCGTTGAAATCGACGCCATCATTTTCGGCGGCCGTACCCGTGACCGCGAACCCCTCATTCGCGCCATCACCGATCTGGCCGAAGGCGTCTACGACGGCCTCACCCTCGGAGCCGAAGCCACCTTCGCCGCCGAAGGTGTCGACGGACAACTGCGCTACGACCCCATGTCCAACCGACCCTTCATGTCTTACTCCGAAGGTGACTACGCCCGCCACTACCTCGACGTCATCGGTCGAGCCACAGACAAACCGCTATTCGCCCACGTCAACTGGTTTGCCCGTGACCCTGAAGACGGCCACTACCTCTGGCCCGGATTCCGCGAAAACCTGCGCGCACTGTTGTGGCTAATGGACCTCAAAGCAGGTAAGGCCAAAGGCCGTAAAACCGCCGTCGGGGTCCTCCCCACCCAAGATGAGCTCAACCTGGAAGGACTTGACATTCCCCAGGAAGACCTCGACCGCATCCTTTCCATCGACGTGCCTCGCTGGAAGCAAGAGATGGGCTTCCGTGCCGAGCACCTCGAACAATTCCCCAACCTGCCCGAAGAAATTTGGGAAGCCCACCGCCGCGTCGAAGCAGACCTCAATAAAGAGGACTAA
- a CDS encoding peptidylprolyl isomerase, which yields MKTDVGEFDVLLDQKKAPKTVNNFVFLARNKYYDTTPFHRVIKDFMIQGGDHEGTGRGGPGYRIEDEFPQQGEYKVGSIAMANTGEPNSGGSQFFVVTGEAGVGLPPNYSLFGQVTKGMDVVKKIEADGGEAGDQAGVPSKVHKVEKVTITEK from the coding sequence GTGAAAACTGACGTAGGTGAGTTCGATGTACTGCTGGATCAGAAGAAAGCACCAAAAACGGTGAATAACTTCGTGTTCCTCGCACGGAACAAGTACTACGACACCACGCCTTTCCACCGCGTAATCAAAGACTTCATGATCCAAGGTGGTGACCATGAAGGAACTGGTCGAGGTGGCCCCGGGTACCGAATTGAAGATGAGTTCCCGCAGCAAGGCGAGTACAAAGTTGGCTCGATTGCGATGGCAAATACAGGCGAGCCCAACTCTGGCGGGAGCCAGTTCTTTGTGGTGACTGGTGAGGCAGGCGTGGGTCTGCCTCCGAATTACTCCCTGTTTGGTCAGGTCACTAAGGGAATGGACGTCGTGAAGAAAATCGAGGCAGACGGCGGTGAGGCTGGCGACCAGGCTGGTGTACCGAGCAAGGTGCACAAGGTAGAGAAGGTCACTATCACTGAGAAGTAA